The DNA region GATAGTTATAGAGCATTAACAGCTATGATAAAAATCGCAAATAGTAATTAACTTATTGATCTATTAACAACATTATTATATGCACATAGGTGGCATACCCTTGGTACCGTGATAATCAGAGAAGGAGACTTCCTCATAATGACACAAAGCGTGGATAATAAGAAAAGTAAAATGACAGCTGATACAGCATTTGTTGTCACAGAATGCGGTGGTTTGTTCGATTTTCTAACACTTAAGTTAACCCATCAGTCAAGAAATAACCTAAAGTCTTTGCTTAAACACAGACAGGTTACTGTGGATGGACGTGTCGTTACCCAGCACGACTGTCCCCTGAAAGAAGGACAGACGGTACGGATAGTCCGCTCAGTAATTCGGGGGCAAAAAGAGAAAGATGCCCTGCAAATTTTATATGAGGATGCTGATTTGATCGTAATCAATAAGCCGGCTGGCTTGTTGGCTATAGCTGATCATAAAAATAGTGTTTCCGCTTATCATTTGCTGATGGATTATGTGCGCCGGACTAACCCGAAAGCCCGTATCTTTATTGTTCACCGTCTGGACCGGGACACCTCTGGGGTACTGATGTTTGCCAAAAACGAAAAGCTGAAACTAGCGTTGCAAGATAATTGGGGCAGCCTGGTATCGCAACGGGGTTATGTGGCAATCGTGGAGGGGCGGCTTAAAGAAAAAAGCGGCAGAATCCGCTCCTGGCTCAAGGAACAAAGACGCTGCTTGTGTATTCCAGCCCCAAGGAGGGGGACGGTTTGGAGGCCATCACGAACTATCAGGTGATCGATGAAACCCCCGATTATTCTCTATTGACTATTCAACTGGAAACAGGCCGTAAGAACCAAATCCGCGTGCACATGAAGGAATTAGGACATTCTGTCGTGGGTGATACCAAATATGGTGCTAAAACCAATCCTTTGAAGCGATTAGGGTTGCATGCGTACAAACTGGAACTCAGGCATCCTTTTTCTAATCAAGTGCTATGCGTTGAAACAGAAGTGCCAGAAAATTTTAAAGCGCTATTAAAGCGCTGAATAGATTAGGCCTACGCATAAACTGTTTATAATAAAAATATTCCTACTGACTATGGAAATAGGTCATGACGGAAAAGTGGCCAATTTTATTAATATTAAAGGATTAAAGGTGAAACAAGTGTTATTAAACGAACTAAAGATAATCACTCCGATTCAGAAGGCGCTGGCAGCGCAAGGATATTCAGAGGCAACCCCTATCCAGGCTGAGGCGATTCCGCACCTGCTTGAGGGTTTGGATTTGTTGGGATGTGCCCAAACAGGCACAGGCAAGACCGCCGCTTTTGCAATTCCGATCTTGCAAAGCCTTTCCATGGGGCAAGGTTTGCTAAAAGGCAAAAGACAGATCAGGGCCTTAGTTCTCGCGCCGACCAGGGAACTGGCGACTCAAATCGCAGAGTCCTTCACTGCTTACGGAGTCAACTTGCCCCTAAGGACGCTGGTCATTTTTGGCGGCGTAGGGCAGGCTCCGCAAACGAGGAAACTGGAAAAGGGAATTGATATCCTGGTGGCAACCCCGGGCAGACTGCTTGACTTAATCAACCAAGGATTTATCGATTTAAGCCATGTGGAACATTTTGTGCTTGATGAGACCGATCAAATGCTGGATATGGGTATGCTTCACGACGTAAAAAGGATTATCACTTACCTTCCCAGAGAAAGGCAGAACATGTTGTTTTCAGCAACCATGCCGGTTGAAATAGAAAAGCTCGCGGATACCATCTTAAAAGGACCTGTGAAGATTGCAATGACGCCGGAATTTTCTCCGCTTGATATCATTGAACAGGAAGTCTACTTTGTGGATAAGGTAAACAAGACGGCCCTGTTGACTTATTGGCTGAAAAACAACGAATATGATTCTGTCCTCGTATTTTCGCGAACAAAACATGGTGCAGATAAAATAGTAAAAGAACTGAATAAAAAAGGATTTGCAG from Desulfitobacterium chlororespirans DSM 11544 includes:
- a CDS encoding RluA family pseudouridine synthase, with translation MTQSVDNKKSKMTADTAFVVTECGGLFDFLTLKLTHQSRNNLKSLLKHRQVTVDGRVVTQHDCPLKEGQTVRIVRSVIRGQKEKDALQILYEDADLIVINKPAGLLAIADHKNSVSAYHLLMDYVRRTNPKARIFIVHRLDRDTSGVLMFAKNEKLKLALQDNWGSLVSQRGYVAIVEGRLKEKSGRIRSWLKEQRRCLCIPAPRRGTVWRPSRTIR
- a CDS encoding RNA pseudouridine synthase, translating into MEAITNYQVIDETPDYSLLTIQLETGRKNQIRVHMKELGHSVVGDTKYGAKTNPLKRLGLHAYKLELRHPFSNQVLCVETEVPENFKALLKR
- a CDS encoding DEAD/DEAH box helicase, whose translation is MLLNELKIITPIQKALAAQGYSEATPIQAEAIPHLLEGLDLLGCAQTGTGKTAAFAIPILQSLSMGQGLLKGKRQIRALVLAPTRELATQIAESFTAYGVNLPLRTLVIFGGVGQAPQTRKLEKGIDILVATPGRLLDLINQGFIDLSHVEHFVLDETDQMLDMGMLHDVKRIITYLPRERQNMLFSATMPVEIEKLADTILKGPVKIAMTPEFSPLDIIEQEVYFVDKVNKTALLTYWLKNNEYDSVLVFSRTKHGADKIVKELNKKGFAAVAIHGNKSQANREQALHAFKKRKTRILVATDIAARGLDIQELSHVINYNLPEVPETYIHRIGRTGRAGLGGKAITFCDFEEKSLLRDIQKRISKTLPEVKEHPYPLVNTVIEPKTKTPQRAAAARPQNPATAKTAAYSKQGAYRSKPTTRQS